One uncultured Caproiciproducens sp. DNA segment encodes these proteins:
- a CDS encoding ABC transporter permease translates to MTNYVIKRIGYALLTIILISIITFALMNMIPGGPFLSEKAVSPATTQALNAKYGLDKPIYVQYGNYMNNLLHGDFGLSIKQKGRTANDIIFSTFPVSARLGGISILVALFLGLIMGSVAALNRGNWGDSVLMIISTLGIAVPSFVVATFFMMTFGVNLHWLPTMGLKTPIHYILPVATLAFYPMAYITRLMRSSMLDALNQDYIRTAKAKGVSKFSMLFKHALRNAIIPIITYVGPLLAYTVSGSFVVEKIFNIPGLGREFINCISGRDYPMVMSTTIFLAVLLVLINVLVDICYKLVDPRIKLK, encoded by the coding sequence GTGACAAATTATGTGATAAAGCGTATTGGGTATGCGCTTTTGACAATTATTCTGATTTCCATCATCACATTTGCGCTGATGAACATGATACCCGGCGGCCCTTTTCTGAGTGAGAAGGCGGTGTCTCCGGCTACAACACAGGCGTTGAACGCAAAATACGGTCTCGACAAACCAATTTATGTGCAGTACGGAAATTATATGAATAATTTGCTGCACGGTGATTTTGGCCTTTCCATTAAACAAAAAGGAAGGACCGCCAATGATATTATTTTTTCCACATTTCCTGTTTCGGCCCGGCTTGGTGGAATTTCAATTCTGGTCGCATTGTTTTTAGGCTTGATCATGGGTTCCGTTGCCGCTTTGAACAGGGGAAACTGGGGAGACAGCGTTTTGATGATCATTTCAACGCTAGGAATTGCTGTTCCTTCTTTTGTTGTGGCTACTTTTTTTATGATGACCTTCGGCGTAAATTTGCACTGGCTGCCTACGATGGGATTGAAGACTCCGATTCATTATATACTGCCGGTTGCAACACTTGCATTTTATCCGATGGCATATATTACGCGTCTGATGCGGTCAAGTATGCTGGACGCATTGAACCAGGACTACATACGAACAGCAAAAGCAAAGGGAGTAAGTAAATTCTCCATGCTGTTTAAACATGCCCTGCGGAATGCGATTATCCCGATCATCACTTATGTCGGCCCGTTGCTTGCTTATACCGTTTCGGGCAGCTTTGTTGTTGAAAAAATCTTTAATATTCCCGGTCTCGGGCGTGAGTTTATCAATTGCATCAGCGGGCGGGATTATCCTATGGTGATGAGCACAACAATTTTTCTGGCGGTGCTGCTGGTTTTAATCAATGTTCTTGTTGATATTTGTTATAAATTGGTCGATCCTAGAATTAAATTAAAGTAA
- a CDS encoding ABC transporter ATP-binding protein produces the protein MSEKLLEVQHLQQYFPVSGGIFKTNYVQAVDDVSFFINKGETFGLVGESGCGKTTTGRTILRLYEPTGGKIIYGGVDVTHVDFAPYRKKMQIVFQDPYASLDARMTVGDIVGEPIDIHGLASNRKERNDRILSLLDRVGLNSEHANRYPHEFSGGQRQRIGIARALAVNPEFIVCDEPISALDVSIQAQVVNMFEDLQQELGLTYLFIAHDLAIVKHISNRIGVMYLGKLVELTDSDTLYDHPIHPYTQSLLSAIPIPDPKASRTKKRIVLQGDVPSPLNPPSGCRFRTRCPYATEQCAAEVPEFKEYETGHFAACHRIGQF, from the coding sequence ATGAGCGAAAAGCTATTGGAAGTTCAGCATCTTCAGCAGTATTTTCCGGTTAGCGGAGGTATATTCAAGACCAATTATGTGCAGGCTGTTGATGACGTAAGTTTTTTTATAAACAAGGGGGAAACCTTTGGTCTGGTTGGCGAAAGCGGCTGCGGAAAAACGACAACCGGCAGAACAATATTAAGACTGTATGAGCCGACCGGAGGAAAAATTATTTATGGCGGTGTGGACGTCACGCATGTCGATTTTGCTCCTTACCGCAAAAAAATGCAGATCGTTTTTCAGGATCCTTATGCTTCTCTGGATGCCCGCATGACGGTCGGCGATATTGTTGGCGAACCGATTGACATTCACGGGCTTGCTTCCAACCGAAAAGAACGCAATGACAGAATTCTTTCCCTGCTTGACAGAGTTGGACTGAATTCCGAACATGCAAATCGGTATCCGCATGAATTTTCCGGCGGTCAGCGTCAGAGAATAGGGATAGCGCGTGCGCTTGCGGTAAACCCTGAATTTATAGTATGCGACGAGCCGATTTCCGCTCTGGATGTTTCCATACAGGCTCAGGTAGTCAATATGTTTGAAGATCTGCAGCAGGAACTGGGTTTGACCTATCTTTTTATTGCCCATGATCTGGCCATCGTTAAGCATATCAGCAACCGCATCGGGGTCATGTACCTTGGTAAACTTGTTGAACTTACGGACAGCGACACGCTCTACGACCATCCGATTCATCCTTACACACAAAGCCTTCTCTCTGCGATACCGATTCCTGATCCGAAGGCAAGCCGTACGAAAAAGAGAATTGTACTTCAGGGAGATGTTCCAAGTCCGCTCAATCCGCCTTCTGGCTGCCGTTTCAGAACCCGCTGCCCTTATGCAACGGAACAGTGTGCCGCAGAAGTGCCGGAATTCAAGGAATATGAAACAGGCCATTTTGCGGCCTGTCATCGAATCGGTCAATTTTAA
- a CDS encoding ABC transporter substrate-binding protein, with the protein MTKKIVSLVLALTLIASAFAGCGNNTTASSGATSTAGSNATAEAKTLTVCVGAEPTTIDPVHNQTVDGGTLILHAFEGLTKHDKDGKIVNGQAKDFKVSDDHLTYTVTLRDDIKWSDGKAVTAGDFVYAWQRGVDPKTASEYANIFDPIKNATLIRNSAEDGAEKKADGSAYTPADLGIVAKDDKTLVITLAAPCAYIMELFTFPTYMPVRKDIIDAKGDQWTQDPKTYISNGPYMLKDWSHKESMTYVKNPNYYDKANITNDTLKFTLIEDDAAQLAAYQNNEIQFAYQFPVDEIAAWKDKADFHTINQLGTYLICFNTTKAPFNDPRVRKALSLAIDRNYLVEKVTKGGETPADAMVSTGVTDQDASKQFHDVGGGYYSVKPEDYEKNVAEAKKLLAEAGYPDGKGFPAFEYMFNTSTKHQSVAEALQNMWKTELGLNASISAQEWSVFVDTRNKGSFSIARHGWLADYNDPISYLTLWMTGDGNNNAKYSNKQYDALIKKSLSTDDNAVRMPAMHDAEKILMDDMPIAPLFFYTHPYLMNTNLKNFYESPLGFDFFMYTTVE; encoded by the coding sequence ATGACAAAGAAAATAGTATCTTTGGTCCTGGCGCTGACTTTGATTGCTTCGGCTTTTGCAGGCTGCGGTAATAACACAACAGCATCGTCAGGAGCAACATCAACAGCAGGAAGCAATGCAACTGCTGAAGCGAAAACCCTTACCGTATGTGTCGGCGCGGAGCCGACAACAATTGACCCGGTTCATAACCAAACGGTGGATGGCGGTACTTTGATTCTTCATGCTTTTGAAGGCCTGACAAAGCATGATAAAGACGGAAAAATTGTAAACGGTCAGGCAAAAGACTTCAAAGTGAGCGACGACCATCTGACCTATACGGTTACTTTGCGCGACGATATTAAATGGTCGGACGGCAAAGCTGTAACGGCCGGCGATTTCGTATACGCATGGCAGAGAGGCGTGGATCCGAAGACGGCTTCCGAATATGCCAATATCTTTGATCCGATCAAAAATGCCACCTTGATCCGCAATTCTGCGGAAGACGGCGCTGAAAAGAAGGCAGACGGCTCCGCTTATACTCCGGCCGACTTGGGAATTGTTGCAAAAGACGACAAGACTCTTGTCATTACGTTGGCAGCACCCTGCGCTTATATTATGGAGCTGTTCACCTTCCCAACCTATATGCCTGTCAGAAAAGATATCATTGATGCTAAAGGCGACCAGTGGACGCAGGACCCCAAAACCTATATCAGCAACGGTCCTTATATGCTCAAGGACTGGAGTCACAAAGAGAGCATGACTTATGTTAAGAACCCGAACTATTATGACAAGGCTAACATCACAAACGATACGCTGAAGTTCACCTTGATTGAAGATGACGCAGCACAGCTTGCAGCTTACCAAAACAATGAAATTCAGTTTGCCTATCAGTTCCCTGTGGATGAGATTGCCGCATGGAAGGATAAGGCCGATTTCCACACGATAAACCAATTGGGTACTTATCTGATCTGCTTTAACACCACCAAGGCACCTTTCAACGATCCCAGAGTCAGAAAAGCCCTTTCCCTTGCTATTGACCGTAACTATCTTGTTGAAAAAGTAACAAAGGGCGGCGAAACCCCTGCTGACGCAATGGTTTCCACAGGCGTAACCGACCAGGATGCTTCCAAACAGTTCCACGATGTGGGCGGCGGATACTATTCCGTAAAACCTGAAGATTACGAAAAGAATGTTGCCGAAGCAAAGAAATTGCTTGCCGAAGCCGGCTATCCGGACGGAAAGGGCTTCCCTGCGTTTGAATATATGTTCAATACCTCTACGAAACATCAGTCCGTCGCAGAAGCGCTGCAGAACATGTGGAAAACAGAGCTCGGCCTAAACGCTTCCATCTCCGCACAGGAATGGTCGGTCTTTGTTGATACCCGTAACAAGGGTTCCTTCAGCATTGCCCGCCACGGCTGGCTTGCAGACTACAACGACCCGATTTCCTACCTCACCCTGTGGATGACCGGCGACGGCAATAACAATGCAAAATACAGCAACAAGCAATATGATGCTTTGATTAAAAAATCGCTGTCTACAGATGACAACGCAGTCAGAATGCCTGCGATGCATGATGCGGAAAAAATTCTGATGGACGACATGCCGATCGCTCCGCTGTTCTTCTACACGCATCCTTATCTGATGAATACCAATCTGAAGAATTTCTATGAGTCTCCGCTTGGTTTCGACTTTTTCATGTACACTACTGTAGAATAA
- a CDS encoding ABC transporter ATP-binding protein has translation MSSNCLLDIKNLQVSFFTPAGEVKAVSGVSYTLDHGEVLGIVGESGSGKSVSAYTLMGIIADPGKIVGGTVEFNGHHIETMKEKEFRKMRGSEVSIIFQDPMTSLNPVYSIGNQLTEMLRLHTDKNKAECKARAIELLGLVGMNEPEKRMKQYPHEFSGGMRQRVMIAMALACEPKLLIADEPTTALDVTIQAQILELMVELKKKINMSIIIITHDLGVVSDVCDRIAVMYAGKIVEIGSVDDIFYNPKHCYTVGLLNSIPKIHEEGHERLIPIEGTTVDLLNPPAGCPFASRCNQCMKICLTQMPEFTEISSGHKSACWLLQKEQFENAGEGNTK, from the coding sequence ATGAGTTCTAATTGTTTGCTTGATATAAAAAATCTTCAAGTTTCTTTTTTTACCCCGGCCGGTGAAGTGAAAGCAGTCAGCGGTGTTTCGTACACGCTTGACCACGGCGAGGTACTTGGAATCGTTGGAGAATCCGGAAGCGGAAAGAGTGTTTCTGCTTATACCCTGATGGGAATTATCGCCGATCCCGGTAAAATCGTGGGCGGCACGGTAGAATTTAATGGTCACCACATTGAAACAATGAAAGAAAAAGAGTTCCGGAAAATGCGCGGCAGCGAAGTCAGCATCATTTTTCAGGATCCAATGACATCTCTGAACCCGGTTTATTCAATTGGAAACCAGCTTACAGAAATGCTCCGTCTTCATACGGATAAAAACAAAGCGGAATGCAAGGCTAGGGCAATTGAGCTTTTGGGCTTGGTTGGAATGAACGAGCCGGAAAAACGCATGAAGCAGTACCCGCACGAATTCTCAGGCGGAATGCGCCAGAGGGTTATGATCGCCATGGCGCTTGCCTGCGAACCAAAGCTTTTGATCGCGGATGAACCCACCACTGCGCTCGACGTAACCATTCAGGCTCAGATTCTTGAGCTGATGGTGGAGCTGAAAAAGAAAATCAACATGTCGATTATCATTATAACGCATGATTTGGGCGTTGTGTCCGATGTGTGTGACCGCATTGCGGTTATGTACGCTGGAAAGATTGTAGAGATCGGCAGTGTCGACGATATATTTTATAATCCCAAACACTGTTACACGGTTGGACTTTTGAATTCCATCCCGAAGATACACGAAGAGGGGCATGAAAGACTGATTCCAATCGAAGGAACCACAGTCGACCTGCTGAATCCCCCAGCCGGATGCCCGTTTGCTTCCCGCTGCAACCAATGCATGAAAATTTGTCTGACGCAAATGCCGGAGTTTACTGAAATTTCTTCGGGTCATAAGAGCGCCTGCTGGCTTTTACAAAAAGAGCAGTTTGAAAATGCCGGGGAGGGGAACACAAAATGA
- a CDS encoding ABC transporter substrate-binding protein, with product MMKKRLLAAVLAAVMLAASATGCAQGGSTGSAATGSAAAGSAAATGETIKIGGLAPLTGNVSVYGIATNNGVKLAVDAINKAGGVLGKQIEYIFPTMKKAMQLKP from the coding sequence ATGATGAAAAAGCGTTTATTGGCAGCTGTTCTGGCAGCTGTGATGCTTGCGGCTTCTGCGACAGGCTGTGCTCAAGGCGGAAGTACGGGATCTGCTGCTACAGGGAGTGCTGCTGCGGGCAGTGCCGCTGCAACGGGTGAAACAATTAAAATTGGCGGCCTTGCACCACTGACCGGGAATGTATCTGTTTATGGTATTGCTACCAACAACGGGGTAAAGCTAGCCGTTGATGCCATTAACAAGGCTGGCGGCGTTCTTGGAAAACAAATAGAATATATATTTCCTACGATGAAAAAGGCGATGCAATTGAAGCCGTAA
- a CDS encoding ABC transporter permease, with the protein MEEIKLKKNPFSMQLNAEDFLPASSEDKEQLNVMRESTTYWKDAMQRFRKNKVAMAAFVVIIIILIFAFIVPNFYPYQYDQQVRGSEDLTPLQYSQTEIQKMNAGQSVFPHIFGTDKFGRDLGIRVMVGAKISLLVGLIASALVLLIGSIYGAVAGYFGGKVDLIMMRIVDIIYSIPDILIIILLQVSLKEPLNLLFASNPAFAGLQRVGVGLISIFITFSLLYWVGMARIVRGQVMSLKEQEFVTAARALGASNGRIIRQHLIPNCIGTLIVTTTLQIPSAIFTEAFLSFLGLGVAAPMASLGSLASSAIDGITSYAYRLIVPAVVISLIILSFNLFGDGLRDAFDPKLKK; encoded by the coding sequence ATGGAAGAAATTAAATTAAAGAAAAATCCTTTCAGTATGCAGTTAAATGCGGAAGACTTTTTACCTGCCAGCTCTGAAGATAAAGAACAGCTTAATGTCATGCGCGAAAGCACGACTTATTGGAAAGACGCAATGCAGCGCTTTCGTAAAAATAAAGTGGCGATGGCTGCGTTCGTTGTCATTATCATCATTCTCATATTTGCATTTATCGTTCCCAATTTTTATCCGTATCAATACGATCAGCAGGTGCGGGGAAGTGAAGATTTGACGCCGCTGCAGTATTCCCAGACGGAAATCCAAAAAATGAATGCCGGTCAGAGTGTGTTTCCTCACATTTTCGGCACAGACAAATTTGGTCGCGACCTTGGTATCCGCGTAATGGTAGGCGCTAAAATTTCCCTTTTGGTCGGATTGATTGCCAGCGCCCTTGTTCTGTTAATCGGCAGCATCTATGGCGCGGTCGCCGGCTACTTCGGCGGCAAAGTCGATTTAATTATGATGAGAATTGTGGATATCATATATTCTATACCGGACATTCTGATTATCATCCTGTTGCAGGTTTCTCTTAAAGAACCCTTGAATTTACTGTTTGCAAGCAATCCTGCTTTTGCCGGTCTGCAAAGGGTCGGTGTCGGATTAATCAGTATTTTTATTACTTTCAGCTTGCTGTATTGGGTTGGAATGGCCCGTATTGTACGCGGCCAGGTCATGTCGCTGAAGGAACAGGAATTTGTTACGGCGGCCAGGGCGCTGGGGGCTTCGAACGGAAGAATCATCCGCCAGCATCTGATTCCTAATTGTATCGGTACTTTGATCGTTACGACAACACTCCAGATTCCATCCGCAATTTTTACAGAGGCGTTTTTGAGCTTTTTAGGTCTTGGCGTTGCTGCGCCGATGGCAAGCCTTGGTTCTTTGGCCTCGTCCGCCATTGACGGAATCACGTCATATGCCTATCGGCTGATCGTTCCGGCAGTTGTAATCAGTTTGATTATTTTATCATTCAATCTTTTTGGTGACGGCCTGAGAGACGCGTTTGATCCAAAGCTAAAGAAATAG
- a CDS encoding ABC transporter substrate-binding protein has translation MEAVNAYNKLVQDDKVVALVGDVTSKPTIAVAQKAVKDGLPMITATGTAADITKAGDNIFRACFIDPFQGELMAAYAAQKLGAKTAAIIYDNGDDYSTGVANAFEAAAKEAGMTITNKEAYQSGSVDFKSQLTKIKAGNPDVVMVPVYYSDVALIAVQAKDVGLNAKLLGADGWDGVIEKIDKSNLDSVKNCYFCSQYSAESTDPNLQAFLKQYKEAYKIDANMFAVLGYDAMGMMAAAITKAGSTDSDKIVTAMKGLEYKGLTGNTTFDENRNPVREAVITTIADGKYKFVENFKK, from the coding sequence ATTGAAGCCGTAAATGCTTACAATAAGCTTGTACAGGATGACAAAGTGGTCGCGTTGGTTGGTGACGTTACTTCAAAACCTACGATCGCGGTTGCTCAAAAGGCTGTAAAAGACGGTCTGCCAATGATTACTGCGACCGGTACTGCGGCGGATATTACCAAGGCCGGCGATAACATTTTCCGCGCCTGCTTTATTGATCCGTTCCAGGGTGAACTGATGGCTGCCTATGCGGCACAGAAGCTCGGCGCAAAAACTGCGGCTATCATTTATGATAATGGCGACGACTATTCGACCGGTGTCGCAAATGCTTTTGAAGCGGCTGCGAAAGAGGCGGGAATGACCATTACCAATAAAGAAGCTTACCAGAGCGGCAGCGTTGATTTCAAATCTCAGCTTACTAAGATCAAGGCCGGAAATCCTGATGTCGTTATGGTTCCGGTTTATTATTCCGATGTAGCGCTGATTGCCGTTCAGGCAAAGGATGTCGGCTTAAATGCAAAACTGCTTGGTGCCGACGGCTGGGACGGTGTTATTGAGAAAATCGACAAAAGCAATTTGGACTCTGTGAAGAACTGCTACTTCTGCAGCCAGTATTCCGCGGAAAGCACGGATCCGAATCTTCAGGCATTTTTGAAGCAATACAAAGAAGCCTACAAGATTGACGCTAACATGTTTGCTGTTTTGGGCTATGATGCCATGGGTATGATGGCTGCCGCAATCACGAAAGCGGGTTCGACGGATTCCGATAAAATCGTGACTGCAATGAAGGGCCTTGAGTATAAGGGCTTAACAGGAAATACCACTTTTGATGAAAACCGCAACCCGGTAAGAGAAGCTGTTATTACAACTATTGCGGACGGAAAATATAAATTCGTAGAGAACTTTAAAAAGTAA